In one window of Flavobacterium ginsengisoli DNA:
- a CDS encoding GH92 family glycosyl hydrolase, protein MVLNRNKFQTACIFCMLFFSITIFAQEPADFVNPFIGTSNYGAAFPGPIAPRGMASISPFNVAGIKNTPMEKDSQWLSNPYVNENIFLTGFSQVNLSGVGCPELGVILLMPTTGAVEVDHLKYGSTYSNEVAKAAYYSVNIDKYKVKGEFTASKRVGISRFTFPKGQSNILLNLGLGLTNEEGAMIKVVSSTEIEGMRSVGSFCYNSPEDAYPVYFVAQFSKPADKFGVWKKTAKYNGVEAQWMGYNGKTRMMENTIKTVVGDSIGSYFTYKFDKQETVEVKIGISYVSIENARENLAKEVGNRSFDAIYKETYNEWNEELSKILVEGGSKDDNTIFYTALYHTLIHPNTLNDINGEYPVIKRSEIRKTKDTRYTVFSLWDTYRNVHPLMSLVYPKQQSDMVKSMLSMFDENGWLPKWELNSTETFTMVGDPASIVITDTYMRGIHDFDVSKAYYAMLKSADNIENNPLRPGLKDYIKKGYLTTDHKGPVSTTQEYNISDYSISLMANEFGDKDNVKRFKERSLSYRKLFDKNLNLLRPRTPDGKWYEPFDPASGANFEENVGFIEGNAWQYAFMVPHDIIGLKKLMGGDQAFSAQLQKIFDIKQFDMANEPDIANPYLFNYVKGEEYKAQDMVKKLVQEYFKNEPKGLPGNDDTGTMSAWLVYSMMGIYPISPGDPIYTITTPMFHRVTIKLDPRYYKKENIIIERQENNGGKINSIEINGKTLNSFFISHDDFVNGTKLKVIQN, encoded by the coding sequence ATGGTTTTAAATAGAAACAAATTTCAAACAGCATGTATTTTTTGCATGCTGTTTTTTAGCATTACGATTTTTGCGCAGGAGCCTGCCGATTTCGTGAATCCGTTTATTGGAACTTCTAATTATGGAGCGGCTTTTCCAGGACCAATTGCTCCGCGCGGAATGGCAAGTATCAGTCCGTTTAATGTGGCTGGAATAAAAAATACGCCTATGGAAAAAGACAGTCAGTGGCTTTCGAATCCGTATGTGAATGAAAATATTTTTTTGACCGGATTTAGTCAGGTGAATTTAAGTGGTGTCGGCTGTCCAGAATTGGGCGTTATTTTATTGATGCCAACGACTGGAGCAGTAGAAGTCGATCATTTAAAATATGGTTCTACTTATTCTAATGAAGTTGCAAAAGCGGCATATTACAGCGTAAACATCGACAAGTATAAAGTAAAAGGCGAATTTACAGCTTCAAAACGAGTTGGGATTAGCAGATTCACTTTCCCGAAAGGTCAATCTAATATTTTGCTAAATCTTGGTCTAGGATTAACGAATGAAGAAGGTGCCATGATAAAAGTGGTTTCTTCAACAGAAATTGAAGGAATGCGTTCTGTTGGATCATTCTGTTACAATAGCCCAGAAGATGCTTATCCGGTTTATTTTGTGGCTCAATTTTCTAAACCTGCCGATAAATTCGGAGTTTGGAAAAAAACTGCGAAATACAACGGTGTCGAAGCACAATGGATGGGCTACAACGGAAAAACCAGAATGATGGAAAATACGATCAAAACCGTTGTGGGGGATAGTATTGGAAGCTATTTTACCTATAAATTCGATAAACAAGAAACGGTTGAAGTGAAGATCGGAATTTCGTACGTAAGTATCGAAAATGCTCGTGAAAACTTAGCAAAAGAAGTGGGTAACAGATCTTTTGACGCAATTTACAAAGAAACCTATAACGAATGGAATGAAGAACTTTCTAAAATTTTGGTTGAAGGCGGTTCAAAAGATGACAATACGATTTTCTACACGGCTTTGTATCATACTCTAATTCACCCAAATACTTTAAATGATATTAACGGAGAATATCCAGTAATCAAAAGAAGTGAAATTCGTAAAACCAAAGATACTCGTTATACCGTATTTTCTTTGTGGGACACGTATAGAAATGTCCACCCGTTAATGTCTTTGGTTTATCCAAAACAGCAATCGGATATGGTAAAAAGTATGTTGAGTATGTTCGATGAAAACGGCTGGTTACCAAAATGGGAATTGAATTCGACTGAAACTTTTACCATGGTTGGAGATCCTGCAAGTATAGTAATTACAGATACTTATATGAGAGGGATTCATGATTTTGATGTTAGTAAAGCATATTACGCGATGTTGAAAAGCGCAGATAATATTGAAAATAATCCGCTTCGTCCGGGATTGAAAGATTATATCAAAAAAGGATATTTGACAACCGACCATAAAGGTCCAGTTTCGACGACTCAGGAATACAATATTTCAGATTATTCCATTTCGCTTATGGCCAACGAATTTGGAGACAAAGACAATGTAAAACGTTTTAAAGAACGTTCTTTATCCTACAGAAAATTATTTGATAAAAACTTAAATCTGCTTCGTCCAAGAACGCCTGACGGAAAATGGTACGAACCTTTTGATCCTGCTTCTGGAGCTAATTTTGAAGAAAATGTTGGTTTTATCGAAGGAAATGCTTGGCAGTACGCTTTTATGGTTCCGCACGACATTATCGGATTAAAGAAATTAATGGGTGGTGATCAAGCTTTTTCGGCACAATTGCAGAAAATTTTTGATATCAAACAGTTTGATATGGCAAACGAACCAGACATTGCCAATCCGTATTTATTCAATTATGTAAAAGGCGAAGAATATAAAGCTCAGGATATGGTAAAGAAATTGGTTCAGGAATATTTCAAAAATGAACCAAAAGGATTGCCAGGAAATGATGATACCGGAACAATGTCGGCTTGGTTAGTGTATTCGATGATGGGAATTTATCCAATTTCTCCAGGAGATCCAATTTATACCATTACCACGCCAATGTTTCATAGAGTGACTATTAAATTAGATCCAAGATATTATAAAAAAGAAAACATCATAATTGAAAGACAAGAAAATAATGGTGGAAAAATCAATTCGATTGAGATAAACGGAAAAACACTTAACAGCTTTTTTATTTCGCACGACGATTTTGTGAATGGAACAAAGCTTAAAGTGATTCAAAACTAA
- a CDS encoding alpha-L-fucosidase translates to MKKGIFIIALLFSAQIFAQAIYEDERYVPETDPLVLKNLDEWQGKKFGLLMHWGTYSQWGIVESWSICPEDYGWCERKKGSNPSNYNDYIKDYEGLRKTFNPVKFDPAKWAKAAKYAGMKYMVFTTKHHDGFNMYDTKYSDYKITSKDVPFHTNPKADVLKEIFNSFRGEGISTGAYFSKPDWHNENYWDPYFPPFDRNVNYDPSLYPEKWQKYVDFTHNQILEILSNYGKVDILWLDGGWVRKRDQVNIKENYDEKFTENESKNGFIKHRVVDQDPKMDELVVKARQKQPGLIVVDRAVHGKNQNYLTPEGRVPDKTLPYPWESCIPAGGGWSYSPGAQYMTGRQGIHLLIDIVAKGGNLLLNVAPSPEGEWDKGAYDLLQAYGDWMKVNSTAIYNTKPIEPYKEENICFTQNKAGNVFAFYLAKEGEDKIPAEVTVKDISPKKGTKITMLGSKTSLKWTKEGNGFKLIIPESLRNNLPAKEAWTLKIEAINR, encoded by the coding sequence ATGAAAAAAGGAATATTCATAATCGCCCTTTTATTTTCAGCTCAGATATTCGCTCAGGCGATTTATGAAGATGAAAGATACGTACCAGAAACAGATCCGTTAGTTTTAAAGAACTTAGACGAATGGCAAGGCAAAAAATTTGGTTTGCTAATGCACTGGGGAACTTACAGCCAGTGGGGTATTGTAGAATCTTGGTCTATTTGTCCAGAAGATTATGGATGGTGTGAACGTAAAAAAGGAAGCAATCCATCTAATTATAATGATTATATCAAGGATTACGAAGGATTAAGAAAAACGTTTAATCCTGTAAAATTCGACCCTGCAAAATGGGCAAAAGCGGCTAAATATGCGGGAATGAAATACATGGTTTTTACCACCAAACACCATGATGGTTTCAATATGTATGATACTAAATATTCTGATTACAAGATTACTAGTAAAGATGTTCCTTTTCATACGAACCCGAAAGCAGATGTTTTAAAAGAAATTTTCAACTCTTTTAGAGGAGAAGGTATTTCAACTGGAGCTTATTTTTCTAAACCAGACTGGCATAACGAAAACTATTGGGATCCTTATTTTCCTCCATTCGACAGAAACGTAAACTACGATCCGTCTTTATACCCTGAAAAATGGCAGAAATATGTTGATTTCACGCACAACCAAATCTTAGAAATTCTTTCTAACTACGGAAAAGTAGATATCTTATGGTTAGATGGAGGATGGGTTAGAAAAAGAGACCAAGTGAACATCAAAGAAAACTACGACGAGAAATTTACTGAAAACGAATCTAAAAACGGTTTCATTAAACACAGAGTGGTAGACCAAGATCCAAAAATGGATGAATTGGTTGTAAAAGCGCGTCAGAAACAACCAGGTTTAATTGTGGTAGATAGAGCAGTTCACGGTAAAAACCAAAACTACTTAACACCAGAAGGACGTGTTCCTGATAAAACATTGCCTTATCCTTGGGAATCTTGTATTCCAGCTGGTGGTGGATGGTCTTATTCTCCAGGTGCTCAATACATGACAGGAAGACAAGGAATCCATTTGTTAATTGATATTGTAGCTAAAGGCGGAAACTTATTATTAAACGTTGCTCCAAGTCCAGAAGGAGAATGGGATAAAGGCGCTTACGATTTATTGCAAGCTTACGGAGATTGGATGAAAGTAAACAGCACAGCAATTTACAATACAAAACCAATCGAACCTTATAAAGAAGAAAACATTTGTTTTACACAAAATAAAGCAGGTAATGTATTTGCATTTTATTTAGCTAAAGAAGGAGAAGACAAAATTCCTGCTGAAGTTACTGTAAAAGATATCAGTCCTAAAAAAGGAACAAAGATTACGATGTTAGGTTCTAAAACTTCTTTAAAATGGACAAAAGAAGGAAACGGATTTAAATTAATTATTCCAGAAAGCTTAAGAAATAATCTTCCTGCAAAAGAAGCGTGGACTTTAAAAATTGAAGCGATCAACAGATAA
- a CDS encoding carbohydrate-binding family 9-like protein — MHSRSNLLSLAVFFVGLMGYAQSEKEVTPKSYIAYKTSKEIVIDGDGADKDWEKASWTTPFVDIEGVETPKYKTQVKMLWDDKYYYILAKIEEPHVWANLRQRDTIIFYNNDFEVFIDPDNDTHNYYELEINALNTAWDLFINKPYREKNTVLNDWNIDGLKSAVKVDGTLNNASDTDKGWTLEIAIPWSVYKTSYFDDIVPKDKFWRVNFSRVNWRAFYR; from the coding sequence ATGCATAGTAGAAGTAATTTATTGTCCCTTGCCGTTTTTTTTGTTGGATTGATGGGTTATGCGCAATCTGAAAAAGAGGTTACACCAAAAAGTTATATTGCCTATAAAACTTCAAAAGAAATTGTTATTGACGGAGACGGCGCAGATAAAGACTGGGAAAAAGCATCTTGGACAACTCCTTTTGTCGACATAGAAGGCGTTGAAACTCCAAAATACAAGACTCAAGTCAAAATGTTATGGGACGATAAATACTACTATATTCTCGCTAAAATAGAAGAACCTCACGTTTGGGCAAATCTAAGACAGCGCGATACTATTATTTTCTACAATAATGATTTTGAGGTTTTTATCGATCCAGATAACGATACGCACAATTATTATGAATTAGAAATTAATGCCTTAAACACGGCTTGGGATTTATTCATCAATAAACCCTACCGTGAAAAAAATACCGTTCTAAACGATTGGAATATAGATGGTTTAAAATCGGCTGTAAAGGTTGACGGAACTTTAAATAATGCTTCCGATACTGATAAAGGCTGGACATTAGAAATTGCAATTCCGTGGTCGGTTTATAAAACATCCTATTTTGATGACATTGTTCCAAAAGATAAGTTTTGGAGAGTCAATTTCTCTCGGGTAAATTGGCGAGCATTCTATCGTTGA
- a CDS encoding GH92 family glycosyl hydrolase: MRKITPLSLTVIFTASCKINVDKNKHPQSFATNYVDPFIGTGGHGHTYPGATVPFGMLQVSPDNGISSWDWCSGYHYSDSIVSGFSHLHLSGTGIGDLADILFMPTDKKLDLTAKAASRDFLPYKSKYNHVNEKAIPGYYQVFLEDPKINVELTSTQRTAYHKYTYNNNDTQSVVVDLGFAINWDKATKTAITVEDANTISGYRYSTGWAKNQKVFFVAKFSKPIIESIITADKKVVSGKSAEGENTALQLFFDPKNSKELGVKVALSSVSIANAKDNLEENKEFEKVKTDASAVWNKALSKITVETPVDSLKTIFYTALYHAQVAPVTYSDKNGQFRTEDDKIVTSKNYTAYSTLSLWDTFRAENPLLTILDPSRVSDMVNSMLAYYETKKILPVWTLYANETNTMTGYHSIPVIVDAYLKGIKGFDAEKAFEAMKATMMQDERGLNFYKKYGYIPYNLLDESVTITLEYAYDDWCVAQMAKALGKQTDYEFFSKRSKAYEYLFDAKSGFMRGKSEDGKSWNEPFDPKHSNHREHTDYTEGNAWQHSWFVPHNVDNFIKLHGGNATFTKRLEQLFTESSEITGNNVSADISGLIGQYAHGNEPSHHIAYMFNHAGQPWRTQYWVRHILDTQYNTTANGLSGNEDCGQMSAWYVFSSMGLYPMNPASGEYEIGSPIFEKSTLNLPNGKTFVIEAENVSDKNFYIQSATLNGKTFNKTAISHQEMQKGGVLHFVMGAQPNQNWGLN, encoded by the coding sequence ATGAGGAAAATTACGCCGCTTTCTCTGACGGTAATTTTTACTGCAAGTTGCAAAATAAATGTAGATAAAAATAAACATCCGCAAAGTTTTGCAACAAATTATGTTGATCCTTTTATAGGTACTGGAGGCCACGGACATACATATCCTGGCGCAACAGTTCCGTTTGGGATGCTTCAAGTGAGTCCAGATAATGGAATTTCTAGTTGGGACTGGTGTTCGGGCTATCATTATTCGGACTCCATAGTTTCTGGATTTAGTCATTTACATTTAAGCGGGACAGGAATCGGTGATTTGGCTGATATTTTATTTATGCCGACAGACAAAAAGTTAGACTTAACCGCCAAAGCCGCTTCACGCGATTTCTTACCGTATAAATCAAAATATAATCATGTTAACGAAAAAGCAATACCGGGTTATTACCAAGTTTTTCTTGAAGATCCTAAAATCAATGTAGAATTAACTTCTACACAAAGAACCGCATACCATAAGTATACCTATAATAATAACGACACACAATCTGTTGTTGTCGACTTAGGTTTTGCTATTAATTGGGACAAAGCAACAAAAACAGCTATTACAGTTGAAGATGCAAATACTATTAGCGGTTACCGTTATAGTACAGGTTGGGCAAAAAATCAGAAAGTATTTTTTGTAGCAAAATTTTCTAAGCCAATTATTGAATCTATTATTACGGCAGATAAAAAAGTAGTCTCAGGGAAAAGCGCTGAAGGCGAAAATACTGCTCTTCAATTATTTTTCGATCCTAAAAACTCTAAAGAATTAGGCGTAAAAGTGGCGCTTTCTTCTGTAAGTATCGCTAATGCGAAAGATAATCTAGAAGAGAACAAAGAATTTGAGAAAGTAAAAACAGACGCTTCTGCAGTTTGGAACAAAGCTTTAAGCAAAATTACAGTTGAAACTCCAGTCGATTCTCTAAAAACTATTTTCTATACGGCTTTATACCATGCTCAAGTTGCTCCAGTAACGTACAGTGATAAAAACGGACAATTTAGAACGGAGGATGATAAAATTGTAACTTCAAAAAATTACACAGCTTATTCCACCTTATCTCTTTGGGATACGTTTAGAGCTGAAAATCCGCTGCTAACTATTTTAGATCCGAGTAGGGTTTCAGATATGGTGAATTCGATGTTAGCGTACTACGAAACCAAAAAGATACTTCCGGTTTGGACTTTATATGCAAATGAAACCAATACAATGACAGGATATCACTCGATTCCGGTTATTGTTGATGCTTATTTAAAAGGTATTAAAGGTTTTGATGCTGAAAAGGCTTTTGAAGCAATGAAAGCAACAATGATGCAAGACGAACGCGGATTGAACTTCTACAAAAAATACGGATACATTCCTTACAATTTATTAGACGAATCAGTTACAATCACTTTAGAATATGCTTATGATGATTGGTGCGTGGCTCAAATGGCGAAAGCTTTAGGAAAACAAACAGATTATGAGTTTTTCTCTAAACGTTCAAAAGCTTACGAATATTTATTTGATGCCAAATCTGGTTTCATGAGAGGAAAATCTGAAGATGGAAAATCTTGGAACGAACCTTTCGACCCAAAACACTCTAATCATAGAGAACACACAGATTATACTGAAGGAAATGCTTGGCAACACAGCTGGTTTGTGCCTCATAACGTTGACAATTTTATTAAACTTCATGGCGGAAATGCCACTTTCACAAAACGTTTAGAACAGTTATTCACAGAGAGTTCTGAAATTACTGGAAACAATGTTTCAGCAGATATTTCTGGTTTAATCGGACAATATGCACACGGAAACGAGCCAAGCCACCACATTGCTTATATGTTCAACCATGCAGGTCAGCCTTGGAGAACGCAATATTGGGTTCGTCATATTTTGGACACACAATATAATACCACAGCAAATGGTTTGAGCGGAAACGAAGATTGCGGACAAATGTCGGCTTGGTATGTATTTAGTTCAATGGGATTATATCCAATGAACCCAGCTTCGGGAGAATACGAAATTGGAAGTCCGATTTTTGAGAAATCGACCTTAAATCTTCCAAACGGAAAAACTTTTGTGATTGAGGCAGAAAATGTTTCAGACAAAAACTTCTATATCCAATCGGCTACTTTAAACGGAAAAACATTTAATAAAACAGCCATTTCTCACCAAGAAATGCAAAAAGGCGGTGTACTTCATTTTGTAATGGGGGCACAGCCAAACCAAAATTGGGGTCTAAACTAA
- a CDS encoding FN3 associated domain-containing protein → MFKRYDYQGLNYAKSAYLVTASSTADLANKQVKVELKNEFPNPDIRYVLGNQSIDHHAIKYTTPIEIKETTVLKASLFQDEKPVGKTFTDTIVFHKGFAKKVKYLTPFNENYKGDANTMVNAIRGSKNFHDGQWQAWLVNDMELVIDLEKVESIEQVSVGALESQGAGVNFPIQVKVLISTDGIKYTQVGKITRPYATNPVPELKDFKINFQKQNARFVKVIGGNLKKSPKGESSWLFVDEILVN, encoded by the coding sequence ATGTTCAAGCGTTACGATTATCAGGGATTAAATTATGCAAAAAGCGCTTATTTGGTAACGGCTTCTTCTACAGCTGATTTGGCAAATAAACAAGTGAAAGTGGAATTGAAAAATGAATTTCCAAATCCAGATATCCGCTATGTTTTAGGAAACCAAAGCATCGATCACCATGCTATAAAATATACTACGCCAATTGAAATTAAAGAAACTACAGTTTTAAAAGCTTCTTTATTTCAAGACGAAAAACCAGTTGGAAAAACATTTACAGATACGATTGTTTTCCATAAGGGATTTGCGAAAAAAGTAAAATACTTAACACCTTTTAATGAGAATTATAAGGGAGATGCTAATACTATGGTAAATGCCATTCGCGGAAGCAAAAATTTCCACGATGGGCAATGGCAAGCTTGGCTAGTTAATGATATGGAATTGGTAATTGATCTTGAAAAAGTAGAAAGTATTGAGCAAGTATCAGTTGGAGCTTTAGAAAGTCAAGGCGCAGGAGTTAATTTCCCAATTCAAGTGAAAGTTTTAATTTCTACTGATGGAATTAAATATACGCAAGTTGGAAAAATAACACGTCCGTATGCGACAAATCCAGTTCCGGAGTTGAAAGATTTCAAAATCAATTTCCAAAAACAAAATGCACGTTTTGTAAAAGTAATCGGTGGCAACTTAAAGAAAAGTCCAAAAGGAGAAAGCTCTTGGTTGTTTGTAGATGAGATTTTGGTGAATTAA
- a CDS encoding glycoside hydrolase family 35 protein — translation MNKILFKLGVLLICVMPFFTKAQTKGFSISNGEFQKDGKIIKIHSGEMHYERIPKEYWRHRLQMIKAMGLNTVATYVFWNYHEIEPGVWDFKTGNRDLAEFLRIAKSEGLYVILRPGPYACGEWEFGGYPWWLQNNPDLVIRTNNKAFLEACKTYLEHLYAVVKGNFANQGGPIIMVQAENEFGSYVSQRTDISAEDHKAYKTAIYNILKETGFPEPFFTSDGSWLFEGGMVEGVLPTANGESNIENLKKQVDKYHKGQGPYMVAEFYSGWLDHWAEPFIKIGSEEIASQTKKYLDAGVSFNYYMVHGGTNFGFTSGANYNEESDIQPDITSYDYDAPISEAGWATPKFMAIREVMQKYSKTKLAPIPEKIPVTKYPNQPVQASMDVLSWIKKEKAVVNDQPLTFEKLGQGNGYVLYRKRFTRPISSGKLKIEGLRDFATVYVNGVKVGELNRVFKNYELTVSIPFNGILEILVENMGRINYGAEIVHNTKGIISPVFINEYEISGGWEMYKMPMSEVPAIKNETIKPGRPVLYEATVNIDKPADTFLDMSAWGKGIVFVNGHNLGRYWKVGPQQTLYVPGCWLNKGENKFVVLEQLNENTPKELTFTDQPILDKLN, via the coding sequence ATGAATAAGATATTATTTAAGCTCGGTGTATTATTGATTTGCGTGATGCCGTTTTTTACAAAGGCGCAAACCAAAGGATTTTCTATATCTAATGGAGAATTTCAAAAAGATGGGAAAATTATAAAAATACATTCGGGAGAAATGCACTATGAGCGTATTCCTAAAGAGTATTGGAGACATCGATTGCAAATGATTAAAGCTATGGGATTGAATACCGTGGCGACCTATGTGTTTTGGAATTATCACGAAATAGAACCAGGTGTATGGGATTTTAAAACGGGAAATAGAGATTTGGCAGAGTTTTTACGCATTGCTAAAAGTGAAGGATTATATGTGATTCTTAGACCAGGCCCGTATGCATGTGGTGAATGGGAATTTGGAGGATATCCTTGGTGGTTGCAAAACAATCCAGATTTAGTAATTCGTACCAATAACAAAGCATTTTTAGAAGCTTGTAAAACGTATCTGGAACATTTATACGCAGTCGTAAAGGGAAATTTTGCTAATCAGGGAGGCCCAATCATTATGGTTCAGGCTGAAAATGAATTTGGTTCTTATGTTTCTCAAAGAACTGATATTAGTGCTGAAGATCATAAAGCATACAAAACTGCAATTTACAATATACTTAAAGAAACGGGATTCCCAGAACCATTTTTTACTTCTGATGGTTCTTGGTTATTTGAAGGCGGCATGGTTGAAGGCGTATTGCCAACTGCAAATGGGGAATCAAATATAGAAAATTTAAAGAAGCAGGTTGATAAATACCACAAAGGGCAAGGGCCTTATATGGTAGCAGAGTTTTATTCTGGTTGGTTGGATCATTGGGCAGAGCCATTTATTAAAATTGGATCTGAGGAGATTGCAAGCCAAACTAAAAAGTACCTTGATGCAGGCGTTTCTTTTAATTATTATATGGTGCATGGCGGTACTAATTTCGGATTTACTTCTGGAGCAAATTATAATGAAGAAAGTGATATTCAGCCGGATATTACAAGTTATGACTATGATGCACCTATTAGCGAAGCAGGTTGGGCAACACCAAAATTTATGGCCATTCGTGAAGTAATGCAAAAGTATTCTAAAACAAAATTAGCACCGATTCCAGAGAAAATACCGGTTACAAAATATCCAAATCAGCCTGTCCAAGCCAGTATGGATGTTTTAAGTTGGATCAAAAAAGAAAAAGCGGTTGTAAATGATCAGCCTTTAACATTTGAAAAGTTAGGTCAGGGAAATGGATATGTTTTGTATAGAAAAAGATTTACGCGACCAATTTCTTCTGGCAAATTGAAAATTGAGGGATTGAGAGACTTTGCTACCGTTTATGTAAATGGAGTTAAGGTGGGTGAATTGAATAGAGTTTTCAAAAATTACGAACTGACAGTTTCTATTCCGTTTAATGGTATTTTAGAAATTCTGGTTGAAAATATGGGACGCATTAATTACGGTGCCGAAATTGTACATAATACGAAAGGAATTATTTCTCCAGTATTCATTAATGAATATGAAATTAGTGGTGGTTGGGAAATGTATAAAATGCCAATGAGTGAAGTGCCAGCTATTAAAAACGAAACGATAAAACCAGGACGTCCAGTTTTATATGAAGCTACAGTAAACATCGATAAACCAGCTGATACTTTTCTTGATATGTCTGCTTGGGGAAAAGGAATTGTATTTGTTAACGGACACAATCTTGGACGCTACTGGAAAGTAGGCCCGCAGCAAACGCTATACGTACCAGGTTGTTGGTTGAACAAAGGTGAAAATAAGTTTGTTGTATTGGAGCAACTTAACGAAAACACTCCAAAAGAATTAACTTTTACAGATCAACCGATACTTGATAAACTAAACTAA
- a CDS encoding glycoside hydrolase family 130 protein — protein MSTIPWQDRPENSKDVMWRYSENPIIDRYSIPSSNSIFNSAVVPFGDGYAGVFRCDNKAVQMNIFAGFSKDGINWDINHEPIEMKSGNTEMIESAYKYDPRVVWIEDRYWITWCNGYNGPTIGIGYTFDFKEFFQCENAFLPFNRNGVLFPQKINGKYAMLSRPSDNGHTPFGDIWISYSPDMKYWGEHRLVMKPSPFEQSAWQCTKVGAGPIPILTDEGWLMIYHGVINTCNGFRYAMGSALLDVDSPDQVKYRTQPYLLGPAETYEMVGDVPNVVFPCAALHNIEEDKLAVYYGAADTHVAIAFGKLSEVIQFTKENSL, from the coding sequence ATGAGTACTATTCCTTGGCAAGACAGACCCGAAAACAGTAAAGATGTAATGTGGAGATATTCTGAGAATCCAATTATCGACAGATATTCGATTCCTTCATCAAACAGTATATTCAATAGTGCAGTTGTACCTTTTGGAGACGGATATGCTGGGGTTTTCAGATGTGATAATAAAGCGGTTCAGATGAATATTTTTGCTGGTTTCAGTAAAGATGGTATCAATTGGGACATTAACCATGAACCAATTGAGATGAAATCTGGAAATACAGAAATGATCGAATCTGCTTATAAATATGATCCACGTGTAGTTTGGATCGAAGACCGTTACTGGATTACTTGGTGCAACGGTTACAACGGACCAACAATTGGTATTGGTTATACTTTCGATTTTAAAGAATTTTTCCAATGTGAAAATGCCTTTTTACCATTCAACAGAAACGGAGTTTTATTTCCACAGAAAATTAATGGAAAGTACGCGATGTTAAGCCGTCCAAGTGATAACGGACACACGCCTTTCGGAGATATTTGGATCAGCTATAGCCCAGACATGAAATATTGGGGAGAACACAGATTGGTAATGAAACCAAGTCCGTTTGAACAAAGTGCTTGGCAATGTACAAAAGTTGGTGCAGGACCAATTCCGATTTTAACAGACGAAGGTTGGTTAATGATTTACCACGGAGTAATCAATACTTGCAACGGTTTCCGTTATGCAATGGGTTCAGCACTTTTAGATGTTGATTCGCCAGACCAAGTAAAATACAGAACACAACCTTATTTATTAGGACCAGCAGAGACTTATGAAATGGTTGGAGACGTTCCAAACGTAGTATTCCCTTGTGCTGCTTTACACAATATTGAGGAAGATAAATTAGCGGTTTATTACGGTGCAGCAGATACTCACGTAGCAATCGCTTTCGGAAAATTAAGTGAAGTAATTCAGTTTACAAAAGAAAATAGTTTATAA